One window of the Deinococcus ruber genome contains the following:
- the pstC gene encoding phosphate ABC transporter permease subunit PstC, translating to MTKLLPASASRSANSRGDGVFRTLILGLSLIIIAVFIMSIYLLGRDSLPAIRAFGAGFLTNSVWNPVTEKFGAGPMIAGTLITSFAALVISVPLALASAIFVAEYAPKWLANPVSYLVELLAAVPSVVYGLWALFALKPIIQNFQLSLYTSFPDKVTQCSELRGNGQNSFTCFFFPEAPVGLGLALAIIILTIMILPYTASVARDVIRLVPSDQREAMYALGATKWEVISRAILPFARAGITGGVILALGRALGETLAVAMVIGNVPELAKTFWGSTATMASMIANQFGDAQQALHRSSIVELGLLLFFVSVVVNYTARMLIVKLTPKGIQ from the coding sequence ATGACCAAACTGTTACCTGCATCCGCCAGCCGCTCCGCCAACTCTCGCGGCGACGGCGTGTTTCGCACGCTGATCCTGGGGCTTTCGCTCATCATCATCGCGGTGTTCATCATGAGCATCTATCTGCTGGGCCGCGACAGCCTGCCCGCCATCCGCGCCTTCGGGGCCGGGTTCCTTACCAACAGCGTATGGAACCCCGTGACCGAGAAGTTCGGAGCCGGGCCGATGATCGCGGGTACGCTCATCACCTCGTTCGCCGCGCTGGTCATCAGCGTGCCGCTGGCGCTGGCGAGCGCGATCTTCGTGGCCGAGTACGCGCCGAAGTGGCTGGCGAATCCGGTCAGTTATCTGGTCGAACTGCTGGCCGCCGTGCCCAGCGTGGTCTACGGCCTGTGGGCGCTGTTCGCGCTCAAACCGATCATCCAGAATTTTCAGCTCAGTCTGTACACCAGCTTCCCCGACAAGGTGACGCAGTGCTCAGAGCTGCGGGGCAACGGTCAGAACAGCTTCACCTGCTTCTTCTTTCCCGAAGCGCCGGTGGGCCTGGGACTGGCGCTCGCCATCATCATCCTGACGATCATGATTCTGCCGTACACCGCCTCGGTGGCGCGTGACGTGATCCGTCTGGTGCCCAGCGATCAGCGCGAGGCCATGTACGCGCTGGGCGCAACCAAGTGGGAAGTCATCAGCCGCGCCATCCTGCCGTTTGCGCGGGCGGGCATCACGGGCGGTGTGATTCTGGCGCTGGGCCGCGCCCTGGGCGAAACGCTGGCGGTGGCGATGGTGATCGGCAACGTGCCGGAACTCGCCAAGACCTTCTGGGGCAGCACCGCGACGATGGCGAGCATGATCGCCAACCAGTTCGGAGACGCGCAGCAGGCGCTGCACCGCTCCAGCATCGTGGAACTGGGTCTGCTGCTGTTCTTCGTGAGTGTGGTCGTCAACTACACCGCCCGCATGCTGATCGTGAAACTCACGCCCAAGGGGATCCAGTGA
- the pstA gene encoding phosphate ABC transporter permease PstA encodes MSRTLERSVPRGQTLSTGRKTVNLFMGFLISLGTLIVVAPLIWIFVYLITQGAASLSTAFFTHIPAPVGEAGGGYLNAITGSLVMLAIAAVIGVVVGVAGGVFLAEFPRHPLMPTIRMLSDVLSGIPAIVVGLVVYSLVVVRFGYSGFAGGLALGLLMIPIVVRTSEEVLKLVPLAIREAGLALGLPQWKVILNIVLPAATSGIVTGVMLALARVAGEAAPLLFTAFGNNLLNLNPGKPMSALPQQIFIDATSGSDSNVTLAKAGSLVLIVLIFLASLAARTATRRR; translated from the coding sequence ATGAGCCGAACGCTGGAACGCAGTGTGCCCAGGGGCCAGACCCTGAGTACGGGCCGCAAAACGGTCAACCTGTTCATGGGCTTCCTGATCTCGCTCGGCACCTTGATCGTGGTCGCTCCGCTCATCTGGATTTTCGTGTACCTCATCACCCAGGGCGCGGCCTCGCTGAGTACCGCCTTCTTTACGCACATTCCGGCCCCGGTGGGCGAGGCAGGCGGCGGGTACCTGAACGCCATCACCGGCAGCCTGGTGATGCTGGCGATTGCCGCCGTGATCGGCGTGGTCGTGGGTGTGGCGGGCGGCGTGTTTCTGGCCGAGTTCCCGCGTCACCCGCTGATGCCCACCATCCGGATGCTCAGCGACGTGCTGTCGGGTATTCCCGCCATCGTAGTGGGTCTGGTGGTGTACTCGCTGGTGGTGGTGCGCTTCGGATATTCCGGCTTCGCGGGTGGGCTGGCCCTGGGCCTGCTGATGATTCCGATTGTGGTACGGACCAGCGAAGAGGTGCTGAAACTGGTGCCGCTGGCAATCCGTGAGGCGGGGCTGGCGCTGGGACTGCCGCAGTGGAAAGTGATTCTGAACATCGTGCTGCCTGCCGCCACCAGTGGCATCGTGACAGGCGTGATGCTGGCGCTGGCCCGCGTCGCCGGAGAAGCTGCGCCGCTGCTGTTCACGGCATTCGGCAACAACCTGCTGAACCTGAACCCCGGCAAGCCCATGAGTGCGCTGCCCCAGCAGATCTTCATCGACGCCACCAGCGGCAGCGACAGCAACGTCACGCTCGCCAAGGCCGGTTCACTGGTGCTGATCGTGCTGATCTTCCTGGCCTCGCTGGCAGCCCGCACCGCCACCAGAAGGCGTTAA
- the pstB gene encoding phosphate ABC transporter ATP-binding protein PstB has translation MTQLLTAKNVDVYYGEKHAVKKVNLNVDSGSVNALIGPSGCGKTTFLRAINRMHDMTPGARVEGEIRLDGQDLYGANVDAVSIRRRIGMVFQKPNPFPTMSIYENVVSGLKLAGVRDSALLNEITERSLRQAALWDEVKDRLKTPATGLSGGQQQRLCIARALAVEPEILLMDEPTSALDPASTAKIEDLMSDLKQVATIIIVTHNMHQAARVSDTTSFFLNGDLIEHGLTDQIFTSPKDERTEAYVTGRFG, from the coding sequence ATGACCCAACTCCTGACCGCCAAAAACGTGGATGTGTATTACGGCGAGAAACACGCCGTCAAGAAAGTAAATCTGAATGTGGACAGCGGCAGCGTGAACGCCCTGATCGGGCCGAGCGGCTGCGGCAAGACCACCTTTCTGCGGGCCATCAACCGCATGCACGACATGACGCCCGGTGCGCGGGTCGAAGGTGAAATCCGGCTCGACGGGCAGGACCTGTACGGCGCGAATGTGGATGCCGTCAGCATCCGCCGCCGCATCGGCATGGTGTTCCAGAAACCCAACCCGTTTCCCACCATGAGCATCTACGAGAATGTGGTGAGTGGGCTGAAGCTGGCGGGTGTGCGCGACTCGGCCCTTCTGAACGAGATCACCGAGCGCAGTCTGCGTCAGGCCGCGCTGTGGGACGAGGTGAAAGACCGTCTGAAAACGCCCGCCACCGGCCTGTCGGGTGGGCAGCAGCAGCGTCTGTGCATTGCGCGTGCGCTGGCGGTCGAGCCGGAAATTCTGCTGATGGACGAGCCGACCAGTGCGCTCGACCCTGCCAGCACCGCCAAGATCGAAGACCTGATGAGCGATCTGAAGCAGGTCGCCACCATCATCATCGTGACGCACAATATGCATCAGGCGGCGCGGGTCAGCGACACCACCAGCTTCTTCCTGAACGGCGACCTGATCGAGCACGGCCTGACTGACCAGATTTTCACCTCACCCAAAGACGAGCGCACCGAAGCCTACGTCACCGGGCGCTTCGGCTGA
- the phoU gene encoding phosphate signaling complex protein PhoU: protein MRDALNASQQDLTARFLRMLSISLEQVALIRNAITRQQYAGLSERTHELERELDVLEREVEDTCLNAIARYQPLATDLRFYLMVFKSLTDLERAGDYGRHIGRDLEDIAGTLSSGPLHDVLPQTNLLATMIERLAYAFTEGDVEAAREVMRLDYEEVDALYEQMQRASLTRILENPRDLQAALKANRMARSLERLGDHLVNVAERVEAYLLSRPGSQVGQASD, encoded by the coding sequence ATGCGAGACGCCCTCAATGCCAGCCAGCAAGACCTGACGGCCCGCTTTCTGCGGATGCTCAGCATTTCGCTGGAGCAGGTCGCGCTCATTCGCAACGCCATCACCCGCCAGCAGTACGCCGGTCTTTCCGAACGCACGCACGAACTGGAACGCGAGCTGGACGTACTGGAGCGCGAGGTCGAGGATACCTGCCTGAACGCCATCGCAAGGTATCAGCCGCTCGCCACCGACCTGCGCTTTTACCTGATGGTCTTCAAGAGCCTGACCGATCTGGAACGGGCCGGAGACTACGGGCGGCATATCGGGCGCGATCTGGAAGACATCGCGGGCACGCTCAGCAGCGGGCCACTGCACGACGTGCTGCCCCAGACCAACCTGCTCGCCACCATGATCGAGCGGCTGGCCTACGCCTTTACCGAAGGTGACGTGGAGGCTGCCCGCGAGGTCATGCGCCTCGATTACGAGGAAGTGGACGCGCTGTACGAGCAGATGCAGCGGGCCTCGCTGACGCGCATTCTGGAAAATCCACGCGATCTTCAGGCCGCGCTGAAGGCCAACCGCATGGCCCGCAGCCTGGAACGGCTGGGCGACCATCTGGTGAATGTGGCCGAACGGGTGGAAGCGTATCTGCTGTCGCGGCCCGGCAGCCAGGTCGGGCAAGCGTCGGACTGA
- a CDS encoding AzlD domain-containing protein: protein MTPFLTMLGMWAVTWASRYLGLSLGGLNLPPFWLAFLRFVPISVFAALVVPDIASAPDAVRRALAAVLAGLLMWRTRQLAVGILGGFGGYWVLRWLGIG from the coding sequence ATGACCCCCTTCCTGACGATGCTGGGCATGTGGGCCGTGACCTGGGCATCTCGCTATCTGGGCCTGAGTCTGGGCGGCCTGAACTTGCCGCCGTTCTGGCTGGCCTTTCTGCGCTTCGTGCCGATCAGCGTGTTCGCAGCACTGGTGGTGCCCGATATCGCCAGCGCCCCCGACGCCGTTCGCCGGGCACTCGCGGCGGTATTGGCCGGGCTGCTGATGTGGCGAACGCGGCAGCTCGCGGTGGGCATTCTGGGCGGATTCGGCGGGTACTGGGTACTGCGCTGGTTGGGAATCGGCTGA
- a CDS encoding AzlC family ABC transporter permease, whose translation MSAPSPSRSSFLAGFLALTPLYLGIAPFAVAYAVTARAAHLSLLETQFMSLSVFAGASQFAAAGLFGKSAGALAIVFTTFLLNVRHVLYGLSLAQQVPISGWRRVVAAQFLTDEAYGVSIAAAPHLPGGLNFAFLLGAELSLYAVWNVFTLIGSLAGAVIPDPQAVGADVIFPLAFLGLLVPLLRGRLELLVAVCSGLLAWGVSRLFPGGLTVLIAGVGGALLGAALTTRRAT comes from the coding sequence GTGTCTGCGCCTTCACCTTCCCGTTCTTCCTTTCTGGCAGGCTTTCTGGCACTCACGCCGCTGTATCTGGGGATTGCTCCGTTCGCGGTGGCCTATGCCGTCACCGCCCGCGCTGCCCACCTGAGCCTGCTCGAAACCCAGTTCATGAGCCTGAGCGTGTTTGCCGGGGCGTCGCAGTTCGCGGCGGCGGGGCTGTTCGGCAAGAGCGCGGGCGCACTCGCCATCGTCTTCACCACCTTTCTGCTGAACGTGCGGCACGTGCTGTACGGCCTGAGTCTGGCGCAGCAGGTGCCGATCAGCGGCTGGCGGCGCGTGGTCGCGGCCCAGTTCCTGACCGATGAAGCCTACGGCGTCAGCATCGCGGCTGCGCCCCACCTGCCGGGCGGTCTGAACTTCGCATTCCTGCTGGGCGCAGAGCTGAGCCTGTATGCCGTGTGGAACGTCTTCACGCTGATCGGCTCGCTGGCCGGGGCGGTCATTCCCGATCCACAGGCCGTCGGAGCCGACGTGATTTTCCCGCTGGCCTTTCTGGGCCTGCTGGTGCCGCTGCTGCGGGGCCGCCTCGAACTGCTGGTGGCAGTGTGTTCGGGCCTGCTGGCCTGGGGCGTCTCGCGTCTGTTTCCCGGCGGCCTGACGGTGCTGATCGCGGGCGTGGGCGGCGCGCTGCTCGGAGCGGCCCTCACCACAAGGCGGGCCACATGA
- a CDS encoding amino acid ABC transporter permease produces the protein MADLLTGFRTIFSGDYPALLWAGLKLTLSVSLCALLVSVVFGTVLGVLRVFRVTLLGPLANAYVEVVRGIPLIVLLSVVYYGLPALGLTLAGFPAAVMALGLYSAAYTSEIVRGGLSSVPQGQREAARSLGLSSVQALRYVVLPQAWRVALPALGNEFVSLILGSSLASAVTLQELFAQGKYITSATYRQFEVYAVLAVVYFLLTFTMTRLIRLLERRLSRGERLPERRVI, from the coding sequence ATGGCCGATCTCCTGACGGGCTTCCGAACGATTTTTTCCGGCGACTATCCGGCGCTGCTGTGGGCGGGCCTGAAGCTGACCCTGAGCGTGAGCCTGTGTGCGCTGCTGGTGTCCGTCGTCTTCGGCACCGTGCTGGGTGTGCTGCGGGTCTTCCGGGTAACGCTGCTGGGGCCGCTCGCCAATGCCTACGTCGAGGTGGTGCGCGGCATTCCGCTGATCGTGCTGTTGAGCGTGGTGTATTACGGGTTGCCCGCGCTGGGCCTCACGCTGGCGGGCTTTCCGGCGGCGGTGATGGCGCTGGGGCTGTACAGCGCGGCCTACACCAGCGAGATCGTGCGCGGCGGCCTGAGCAGCGTGCCGCAGGGCCAGCGCGAGGCGGCCCGCAGCCTGGGCCTCAGCAGCGTGCAGGCACTCCGGTACGTGGTGCTGCCACAGGCGTGGCGGGTGGCGCTGCCCGCACTGGGCAACGAATTCGTTTCGCTGATTCTGGGCAGCAGCCTTGCCAGCGCCGTTACCTTGCAGGAACTCTTCGCGCAGGGCAAATACATCACCAGCGCCACCTACCGGCAGTTCGAGGTGTATGCCGTGCTCGCCGTGGTCTATTTTCTGCTCACCTTCACCATGACCCGCCTGATAAGACTGCTGGAACGCCGACTGTCGCGCGGAGAACGCCTACCGGAACGCCGAGTGATCTGA
- a CDS encoding DMT family transporter: MRAWLALFSAIACEVTGTLALKLFGVHTPWLAAAVTGGTIILSYMLLSLAFRRIPVAVAFAVWEALGLALVTLLGATLLGEHLKAPQLLALLGLLLGARLLHLGTHTPASRSRPQPGGAV; this comes from the coding sequence ATGCGAGCCTGGCTCGCGCTGTTTTCGGCCATCGCCTGTGAAGTCACGGGCACGCTGGCCCTCAAGCTGTTCGGCGTTCATACGCCCTGGTTGGCTGCCGCCGTCACAGGCGGAACCATCATTCTTTCGTACATGCTGCTGTCGCTGGCGTTCCGGCGCATTCCGGTAGCAGTGGCCTTCGCGGTGTGGGAAGCGCTGGGTCTGGCCCTCGTGACCCTGCTGGGGGCCACGCTGCTGGGCGAGCACCTGAAAGCGCCGCAACTGCTGGCCCTGCTGGGGCTGCTGCTGGGCGCGAGGCTGCTGCATCTCGGCACCCACACGCCCGCGTCTCGGAGCAGGCCACAGCCGGGGGGTGCCGTATGA
- a CDS encoding DMT family transporter, which yields MTATLAFVCLAFAALLDIAANVLLKRSDGFRRPWPGIAALALVLCAFGLLGLSLRAVPLSTAYAVWGGLGIVGAALLSRRLDGVRFSPAAWAGLALILGSVLLLHLGE from the coding sequence ATGACCGCTACCCTCGCCTTCGTGTGCCTGGCCTTTGCTGCCCTGCTCGATATCGCAGCGAACGTGCTGCTCAAGCGCTCCGACGGATTTCGCCGCCCCTGGCCGGGAATAGCGGCGCTGGCCCTGGTGCTGTGCGCCTTCGGACTGTTGGGCCTGAGTCTGCGGGCCGTGCCGCTCAGCACCGCCTACGCGGTCTGGGGTGGCCTGGGCATCGTGGGCGCGGCGCTGCTCAGCCGCAGACTCGACGGCGTGCGTTTCTCCCCTGCCGCGTGGGCCGGGCTGGCCCTGATTCTGGGCAGCGTCCTGCTGCTGCATCTGGGAGAATGA
- a CDS encoding bleomycin resistance protein, whose protein sequence is MTELNNRPAGGFNPLVPELAVFDLPRSLAFWCTGLGFRVAYQRPEEGFAYLERGGAQIMLSVVNPKWVAAPYEVPLGRGINFQIGVDSIAPILTALEQLDSPLFHAPHEAWHRVGATELGDIQFTAQDPNGYLIRFSQSLGERPVGA, encoded by the coding sequence ATGACCGAGCTGAACAATCGCCCCGCAGGGGGTTTCAATCCGCTGGTGCCCGAACTGGCCGTGTTCGACCTGCCACGTTCGCTGGCCTTCTGGTGTACGGGCCTGGGGTTCCGGGTGGCGTATCAGCGCCCCGAAGAAGGTTTCGCCTACCTGGAACGCGGCGGCGCACAGATCATGCTGTCGGTGGTCAATCCGAAATGGGTGGCCGCGCCGTATGAAGTGCCGCTGGGCCGGGGCATCAACTTTCAGATCGGCGTGGACAGCATCGCGCCGATTCTGACAGCTCTGGAGCAGCTCGATTCACCGCTGTTTCATGCACCGCACGAGGCGTGGCACCGGGTTGGCGCAACTGAACTGGGCGACATCCAGTTCACGGCGCAGGACCCCAACGGCTACCTGATCCGCTTCTCGCAGTCGCTGGGAGAACGGCCTGTAGGGGCATAG
- a CDS encoding ABC transporter substrate-binding protein: protein MNRAALPLALSALLLTSAALAASVADVKKKGVLVLGTDPTFQPFEYKDASGNIVGFEIDIARAVAADLGVKLQISAVGFGALMPQAVTSKRVDMAISAITITPERAKVVGFSAPYYRSAQVFIVKGGNPKKFAWPASVKGKIIGVQANTTGQYAGNDALKPKGAVLKVYDDFAAGLADVQSGRVDALIGDAPTVISLKKRLPGQFDQAGTALVAEDYGMVFTKGSDLAAAANKTLARLKSSGEYQKLLDKWIVQK from the coding sequence ATGAACCGCGCTGCGCTGCCGCTTGCCCTTTCGGCCCTGCTCCTGACGTCTGCCGCTCTCGCCGCTTCGGTGGCCGATGTCAAGAAGAAAGGCGTGCTGGTCCTGGGCACTGATCCGACCTTTCAGCCGTTCGAGTACAAGGACGCCAGCGGCAACATCGTCGGCTTCGAGATCGATATTGCGCGGGCTGTCGCTGCCGATCTGGGTGTGAAACTCCAGATCAGCGCGGTGGGATTCGGTGCACTCATGCCCCAGGCAGTCACTTCAAAGCGGGTGGACATGGCGATCAGCGCCATCACCATCACGCCGGAGCGGGCGAAAGTCGTGGGCTTCAGTGCGCCGTATTACCGCTCGGCCCAGGTCTTCATCGTGAAGGGGGGCAATCCGAAGAAATTCGCGTGGCCTGCCAGCGTGAAGGGCAAAATCATCGGCGTGCAGGCCAATACCACCGGGCAGTACGCGGGAAACGACGCTCTGAAGCCCAAAGGCGCGGTGCTGAAGGTCTATGACGACTTCGCGGCGGGCCTTGCCGACGTGCAGTCGGGGCGAGTCGATGCGCTGATCGGTGACGCGCCCACCGTGATCAGCCTGAAAAAGCGCCTGCCCGGTCAGTTCGATCAGGCGGGCACGGCGCTGGTGGCCGAGGATTACGGCATGGTTTTCACCAAAGGCAGCGATCTGGCGGCGGCAGCCAACAAGACGCTGGCCCGGCTGAAATCGAGCGGTGAGTATCAGAAACTGCTGGATAAGTGGATTGTGCAGAAGTAA
- a CDS encoding M16 family metallopeptidase, with protein MSGPTLNAPTLHTLSSGLRVLLAPDEQAQTVAMGYFVRTGARDEHRSEMGASHFLEHLMFKGSAEVSSAELNARLDALSGSANAFTSDEATVYHAASLPEQAAELLDTLSVLMRPALRSAETETERGVILEEIAMYADQPESRVFDALRSHYWGEHALGHQVLGTEQTVAALTPEVLRRNFEERYGTLSITLVVCGQFGAATVLAQAERLSADWPRTPFERRLAPHTPTPGLHLLPDAALGRVHVALAMPGIPVGHPLREAAAVLSEIVGGENGRLYWALLDTGLADGADLGHAEYQETGVFEGGFSCDPARAGAALEVFKSTLQDVQRQGVTAAEVRRAARKLAVSTLLRAETPQGQLFGLGMEFLALGRVVEVQEAVERVAGVTPDDVAALLALRPFDLQVTVALGQPDALDGLAQPG; from the coding sequence ATGAGTGGCCCGACCCTGAATGCGCCGACCCTGCATACCCTCTCCAGCGGCCTGCGTGTATTGCTGGCCCCCGACGAACAGGCCCAGACCGTCGCGATGGGCTATTTCGTGCGAACCGGAGCGCGGGACGAGCACCGGAGCGAGATGGGCGCGTCTCATTTTCTGGAACACCTGATGTTTAAGGGCAGCGCCGAGGTGTCGTCGGCAGAGCTGAATGCCCGGTTGGACGCGCTGAGCGGCAGCGCCAACGCCTTCACCAGCGACGAGGCCACGGTGTACCATGCCGCCAGCCTGCCGGAACAGGCCGCCGAACTGCTCGACACGCTCTCGGTGCTGATGCGGCCCGCTCTACGGAGTGCAGAAACCGAAACCGAGCGCGGCGTGATTCTCGAAGAGATCGCCATGTACGCCGATCAGCCGGAATCGCGGGTGTTCGACGCGCTGCGCTCCCACTACTGGGGCGAGCACGCGCTGGGTCATCAGGTGCTGGGCACCGAGCAGACTGTCGCGGCCCTGACGCCCGAGGTGCTGCGCCGTAATTTCGAGGAGCGCTACGGCACGCTGTCCATCACGCTGGTGGTCTGCGGGCAGTTCGGGGCGGCGACGGTGCTGGCCCAGGCCGAGCGCCTGAGTGCCGACTGGCCGCGCACACCCTTCGAGCGCCGTCTTGCACCGCACACTCCTACCCCCGGTCTTCACCTGCTGCCCGACGCCGCGCTGGGGCGGGTGCATGTGGCCCTCGCCATGCCCGGTATTCCGGTGGGTCATCCACTGCGCGAGGCAGCGGCGGTGCTGTCCGAGATCGTGGGCGGCGAGAACGGGCGGCTGTACTGGGCGCTGCTCGATACCGGGCTGGCCGACGGAGCCGACCTGGGGCACGCCGAATATCAGGAAACCGGGGTGTTCGAGGGCGGCTTCTCGTGCGATCCGGCGCGGGCGGGTGCGGCTCTGGAGGTGTTCAAGAGCACGCTGCAAGACGTTCAGAGGCAGGGCGTGACGGCTGCCGAGGTGCGCCGGGCGGCCAGAAAACTGGCGGTCAGTACCCTGCTGCGGGCCGAGACGCCCCAGGGCCAGCTGTTCGGGCTGGGCATGGAATTTCTGGCCCTGGGCCGGGTGGTCGAGGTGCAGGAGGCTGTCGAGCGTGTGGCGGGCGTGACCCCGGACGATGTGGCGGCGCTGCTGGCCCTGCGGCCTTTCGACCTTCAGGTAACGGTGGCGCTGGGCCAGCCGGACGCGTTGGATGGACTGGCCCAGCCGGGCTGA
- a CDS encoding M16 family metallopeptidase: MQAASRSVSAPSVSSPTHLVTFPNGLTLAAEQRAGPGFAFDLRVPLGSAHDPRGREGSVSLLEEWLTKGAGTRDARQFQEALDDLGLRRGGGVGAEATRFAVSGLNADLGEALSLCADLVQRPLLPDSEFGVLLDLARQDLEAMQDSPAEELALVARRLAFPAAQSGDTAGYAHPSSGTLESLQHIGAADVRALFGRFGAAGSILSVVSAQACEEVEALVRHSFGNWRTATEAPERVPLVFAPGQTTHLPGDSQQAHLSLYWRGVAPTHPDWLPWHLSLGVLSGGSASRLFSAVREERGLAYSAQIGAQVLNDQGFMSGYAGSTPARAQETLDVMLQEVERLKQGVTEAEFLRARAALVASTVFGAESLRGRVVALTRDLSLFGAVRQPPELRAQIEAITLEDVNSFLERWEPELPNLVTLGLRP; the protein is encoded by the coding sequence GTGCAGGCCGCTTCCCGTTCCGTTTCCGCCCCGAGCGTTTCATCGCCCACCCACCTCGTCACTTTTCCGAACGGTCTGACCCTGGCAGCAGAGCAGCGGGCCGGGCCGGGCTTTGCCTTCGATCTGCGCGTGCCGCTGGGCAGTGCCCACGACCCCAGAGGGCGTGAGGGCAGCGTCAGTCTGCTGGAAGAATGGCTTACGAAGGGCGCTGGCACCCGCGACGCCCGCCAGTTTCAGGAAGCGCTCGACGATCTGGGGCTGCGGCGCGGCGGCGGCGTGGGAGCCGAGGCGACGCGTTTTGCCGTCAGTGGCCTGAATGCCGATCTGGGTGAGGCGCTGAGCCTGTGTGCCGATCTGGTACAGCGTCCGCTGCTGCCCGACTCCGAATTTGGCGTGCTGCTCGATCTGGCGCGGCAGGATCTGGAAGCCATGCAGGACAGCCCCGCCGAGGAACTGGCGCTGGTGGCGCGGCGGCTGGCTTTTCCGGCGGCCCAGAGCGGCGACACTGCGGGCTACGCCCATCCGTCGAGCGGCACCCTGGAGAGCCTCCAGCATATCGGGGCGGCAGACGTTCGGGCGCTGTTCGGGCGTTTCGGCGCGGCGGGCAGCATTCTGAGCGTGGTGTCGGCGCAGGCGTGCGAAGAAGTCGAAGCGCTGGTGCGCCACAGCTTCGGCAACTGGCGAACGGCCACCGAAGCCCCGGAACGCGTGCCGCTGGTCTTTGCGCCGGGCCAGACCACCCATCTGCCGGGCGACAGTCAGCAGGCGCATCTGTCGCTGTACTGGCGCGGCGTCGCTCCCACCCACCCCGACTGGCTGCCCTGGCATCTGAGTCTGGGCGTGCTGTCGGGCGGCAGCGCCAGTCGCCTGTTTTCGGCGGTGCGCGAGGAACGCGGGCTGGCTTACAGCGCCCAGATCGGCGCACAGGTGCTGAACGATCAGGGATTTATGAGCGGCTACGCGGGCAGCACGCCCGCCCGCGCTCAGGAAACTCTGGACGTGATGTTGCAGGAAGTGGAGCGGCTGAAACAGGGCGTGACCGAGGCCGAATTTCTGCGGGCGCGGGCGGCGCTGGTGGCCTCCACGGTCTTTGGGGCCGAGAGCCTGCGTGGGCGCGTGGTGGCCCTGACACGCGACCTGAGCCTGTTCGGAGCGGTGCGCCAGCCGCCCGAGCTGCGAGCCCAGATCGAGGCGATCACGCTGGAAGATGTCAATAGCTTTCTCGAAAGATGGGAACCGGAGTTGCCCAATCTGGTCACGCTGGGGCTGCGGCCATGA
- a CDS encoding DinB family protein: MTQTSSTQAQQYAQRFHMHRAALQDLYTQLPADQGDFRAWDEGMSFIQLADHLSGSSQRLVALAQGQTPGAPLPASTTLQEARDRLNAATDAVMEVLGSLDDAALRQIITAFGGRQMPVAAMLDFVIGHETHHKGQAWLMARMVGIKPPFFMQLPA, encoded by the coding sequence ATGACTCAGACCTCCAGCACGCAAGCCCAGCAGTACGCCCAGCGTTTTCACATGCACCGCGCCGCCCTGCAAGACCTGTACACGCAGCTTCCAGCCGATCAGGGCGACTTCCGCGCCTGGGACGAGGGCATGAGCTTTATCCAGCTGGCCGATCATCTGTCGGGGTCCAGTCAGCGCCTGGTGGCACTGGCACAGGGACAGACCCCCGGTGCGCCGCTCCCTGCCAGCACCACGCTTCAGGAAGCGCGTGATCGTCTGAACGCTGCCACCGACGCCGTGATGGAGGTGCTCGGCAGTCTGGACGACGCGGCTCTGCGCCAGATCATCACCGCCTTCGGTGGGCGACAGATGCCGGTGGCGGCCATGCTCGATTTCGTGATCGGGCACGAAACGCACCACAAGGGGCAGGCGTGGCTGATGGCCCGCATGGTCGGGATCAAGCCGCCCTTCTTCATGCAGCTTCCCGCCTGA
- the mscL gene encoding large conductance mechanosensitive channel protein MscL, with product MLKGFRDFVLRGNVVDLAVGVVIGAAFGAVVTAFTKAFLDPLIKLITGGAKVGGTFSISGAVFDYGSFLTALITFVLTAAVVYFVVVVPMNAANERLKRSEKPPVAEPSNEEKLLAEIRDALKSR from the coding sequence ATGTTAAAAGGATTTCGAGACTTCGTACTGCGCGGCAATGTGGTCGATCTGGCGGTTGGCGTGGTCATCGGAGCGGCCTTCGGGGCTGTGGTGACGGCGTTTACCAAGGCCTTTCTCGATCCGCTGATCAAGCTGATCACGGGTGGCGCGAAGGTGGGCGGTACATTCAGCATTAGCGGCGCGGTCTTCGATTACGGCAGCTTTCTGACAGCGCTTATTACCTTCGTGCTGACGGCAGCGGTGGTGTATTTCGTGGTGGTCGTGCCGATGAACGCTGCCAACGAGCGCCTGAAGCGCAGTGAGAAGCCTCCAGTGGCCGAGCCGAGCAACGAGGAAAAGCTGCTGGCAGAGATTCGCGACGCCCTGAAAAGCCGCTGA